A genomic stretch from Streptomyces sp. QL37 includes:
- a CDS encoding methylaspartate mutase has protein sequence MTGAGFGAFVRRAHDAGRLVVQPRMGMSSPQRMRAGLLATRNADATTVGTLTLDSYTRVGDLESAQLAVLEGVDLNGYPLVSHETATTRRVLDGIHGPDFPVQVRHGSAAPQHIFRALTAVGLDASEGGPVSYCLPYGRVPLRESVAHWAESCEHFATLRRTGAEPHLETFGGCVLGQLCPPGLLVAVSVLEALFFRRHGIRSISVSYAQQTNRRQDSEAVAALRSLCARFLSDTEWHVVVYAYMGLFPETEHGARRLLAQAAELAVGSGSERLIVKTVAESRRIPSVAENVSALEYAAAVAARTAQDPLEGTGTETYAEAYALVDAVLNLDDDLGTALLKAFSEGRLDVPYCLHPDNAGLSRSYIAEDGRLCWSDVGKMPLSGAVDARPAHTVTSAELLASLSYVRRSFDDHNAFP, from the coding sequence GTGACCGGTGCCGGATTCGGCGCGTTCGTGCGCCGGGCCCACGACGCCGGCCGGCTGGTGGTGCAGCCCCGGATGGGAATGAGCAGCCCGCAGCGCATGCGCGCCGGGCTGCTCGCCACCCGGAACGCCGACGCGACGACCGTCGGCACTCTCACCCTGGACAGCTACACGCGGGTCGGCGACCTGGAGTCGGCGCAACTCGCCGTCCTCGAAGGGGTCGACCTCAACGGCTATCCGCTGGTGAGCCACGAAACGGCCACCACGCGCCGGGTCCTGGACGGCATCCACGGGCCGGACTTCCCGGTGCAGGTGCGGCACGGCTCGGCGGCGCCCCAGCACATCTTCCGGGCACTGACGGCCGTGGGGCTCGACGCCTCGGAGGGCGGGCCCGTCTCCTACTGCCTCCCGTACGGCAGAGTCCCGTTGCGCGAGTCCGTCGCCCACTGGGCGGAATCCTGCGAACACTTCGCCACGCTCCGCCGGACCGGCGCCGAACCGCACCTGGAGACCTTCGGGGGGTGTGTGCTCGGCCAGCTCTGCCCGCCCGGCCTGCTCGTCGCGGTGAGCGTGCTCGAGGCGCTGTTCTTCCGCCGGCACGGAATCCGGAGCATTTCGGTGAGTTACGCCCAGCAGACGAATCGGCGTCAGGACTCCGAAGCGGTCGCGGCGTTACGCAGCCTGTGCGCGCGGTTCCTTTCGGACACCGAATGGCACGTGGTCGTCTACGCCTATATGGGATTGTTCCCCGAAACCGAGCACGGCGCCCGCCGACTGCTCGCGCAGGCCGCCGAACTGGCCGTCGGGAGCGGCTCCGAGCGTCTCATCGTGAAAACCGTCGCGGAATCCCGGCGTATTCCGTCGGTGGCGGAGAACGTGTCCGCGCTGGAATACGCGGCCGCGGTCGCCGCGCGCACCGCCCAGGACCCCTTGGAGGGCACCGGGACGGAGACGTACGCCGAGGCGTACGCGCTGGTCGACGCGGTGCTGAACCTGGACGACGACCTCGGCACCGCACTGCTGAAGGCGTTCTCCGAGGGCCGGCTGGACGTGCCCTACTGCCTGCATCCCGACAATGCCGGACTGAGCCGGAGCTATATCGCCGAGGACGGCCGGCTGTGCTGGTCCGACGTGGGAAAGATGCCGCTGTCCGGCGCCGTCGACGCGCGCCCGGCCCACACCGTCACCTCCGCGGAGCTGCTCGCCTCCCTGTCCTACGTCCGGCGTTCGTTCGACGACCACAACGCCTTTCCGTAA
- a CDS encoding decarboxylase has product MTGTTDLARRFGTPSYVYDLDRVAAARDELFAALPEEVAVYYAAKANPHPEILREMRAGGPRVCRAEISSVGELDAVLRAGYEGTEILYTGPGKTTEELAEAMTRGVRTFSVESPGDLRHVGETAVRLGITADCLIRVNNPTGAAATSIRMTGVPSQFGFDGETLPGLAAELRDVPGTTLVGLHFFPLSNAKDEASLIAEFQHTIATAAALQRELGVDFRIVDLGGGFAAPYAVQGRRPVYGELREALATSLDEHFPGWRDGAPRIACESGRYLVADSGTLLTSVVNVKDSRGTRYVVLDAGINTFGGMSGLGRILPVSVEPQESVGTDGVPVQLAGPLCTPGDLLGRQVPLSDPAPGDLLTVPNAGSYGPTASLLMFLGRPAPTEVIVRGDDLVSVSRIEHTRTYEHGQAL; this is encoded by the coding sequence GTGACCGGCACCACCGACCTCGCCCGGCGCTTCGGCACCCCCTCCTACGTCTACGACCTGGACCGGGTCGCGGCGGCGCGGGACGAGCTGTTCGCCGCGCTGCCCGAAGAGGTGGCCGTGTACTACGCGGCCAAGGCCAACCCGCACCCCGAGATCCTTCGTGAGATGCGGGCCGGCGGTCCCCGGGTCTGCCGCGCGGAGATCAGCTCCGTCGGGGAACTCGACGCCGTCCTGCGGGCCGGCTACGAGGGGACCGAGATCCTCTACACCGGCCCCGGCAAGACCACCGAGGAGCTGGCCGAGGCCATGACCCGGGGCGTGCGGACGTTCTCCGTGGAGTCGCCCGGCGACCTGAGGCACGTCGGTGAGACGGCGGTACGGCTCGGCATCACGGCCGACTGCCTGATCCGGGTCAACAACCCCACCGGGGCCGCCGCCACCAGCATCCGCATGACCGGGGTGCCCTCACAGTTCGGGTTCGACGGCGAGACCCTGCCCGGCCTCGCCGCGGAACTGCGCGACGTACCCGGCACCACCCTGGTCGGCCTGCACTTCTTCCCGCTGAGCAACGCCAAGGACGAGGCGAGCCTCATCGCCGAGTTCCAGCACACCATCGCCACCGCCGCCGCGCTCCAGCGGGAGCTGGGCGTCGACTTCCGCATCGTCGACCTCGGCGGGGGCTTCGCCGCACCGTACGCGGTCCAGGGACGGCGCCCGGTCTACGGCGAACTGCGCGAAGCCCTGGCCACGTCGCTCGACGAGCACTTCCCCGGCTGGCGCGACGGTGCCCCGCGCATCGCCTGCGAGTCGGGACGGTACCTGGTCGCCGACAGCGGCACCCTGCTCACGAGCGTCGTCAACGTCAAGGACAGCCGGGGCACCCGCTACGTCGTCCTCGACGCCGGCATCAACACCTTCGGCGGCATGTCCGGCCTCGGCCGCATCCTGCCGGTCTCCGTCGAGCCGCAGGAGTCCGTCGGCACCGACGGAGTCCCGGTCCAGCTCGCCGGACCGCTGTGCACGCCCGGCGATCTGCTCGGACGCCAGGTCCCGTTGTCCGACCCGGCCCCCGGCGACCTGCTGACCGTTCCCAACGCCGGCTCCTACGGGCCCACCGCCAGCCTCCTGATGTTCCTCGGCAGGCCCGCCCCCACGGAGGTCATCGTCCGCGGCGACGACCTCGTCTCGGTGTCCCGCATCGAGCACACCCGAACCTACGAACACGGACAGGCCCTGTGA
- a CDS encoding cobalamin-dependent protein (Presence of a B(12) (cobalamin)-binding domain implies dependence on cobalamin itself, in one of its several forms, or in some unusual lineages, dependence on a cobalamin-like analog.), translating to MSDSLTPAPGDQPVLVAGGISDSHTWNLVYLQLLVEEHGHRVVNLGPCVPEDLLIGEALAHDPALIVISSVNGHGYHDGMRTVTRLREHPGLGAVPVVIGGKLGIAGPCGDEEAAALRAAGYDEVFEESADGIAAFRRMLDALPQRALV from the coding sequence ATGAGCGATTCCCTCACCCCCGCCCCCGGTGACCAGCCCGTCCTCGTGGCGGGCGGCATCTCCGACTCGCACACCTGGAACCTGGTCTACCTCCAGCTCCTCGTCGAGGAGCACGGCCACCGCGTGGTCAACCTGGGCCCCTGCGTCCCCGAGGACCTGCTGATCGGCGAGGCCCTCGCGCACGACCCCGCACTGATCGTGATCAGCAGCGTCAACGGACACGGCTACCACGACGGCATGCGCACCGTCACCCGGCTGCGTGAGCACCCCGGCCTCGGCGCCGTGCCCGTCGTCATCGGCGGCAAGCTCGGCATCGCCGGGCCCTGCGGCGACGAGGAGGCGGCGGCACTGCGCGCGGCCGGCTACGACGAGGTGTTCGAGGAGTCGGCCGACGGCATAGCGGCCTTCCGCCGGATGCTCGACGCCCTGCCCCAGCGGGCCCTGGTGTGA